The stretch of DNA GCTTAGAGCTCGGCCCCTCTCCACAAGGTTCCGGGCAGTCTTGTAGCAGAGACAGTGGCACTAAACTTTCAGAAGGGAAGTTCTGCCGCCGGCAGCCCTCTCAGTCAGAGGTTTGTGCTGTTGGGGTGGTCAGGCCAGAGGAGCTTAAGAACAGGCTCAACATTCCATTCCATCCACGGTTGCGGAATACTCTGGGCACAGAGATGACTGCACCCTTTGACTATACCGCAGGCCCAGGGAGATACCTGGGTGCTCCGAGCTCTGGCAAGGGGATGAGAGGAGCAAAGGTGAAAATGTTCTCTGATGTTGGTCTTTTTCAGTGTCTCCCCTTCTCCCAACTAAGCTCCCTGTCCATTGGAAGTTCTCCAGATCTTCTAGCTTTCTGACCTGCTCTTTAAGGTTCCAAGAGGTGTCCTCTCCCTACAGGTGAGGGATGCTTGCTAGGAGGGCCTGACTCCCGCTGCCTATTAAGATTGGGAAAGGGGACTGGAACTCACCATCTTCCCTTGTCTTTTCCTGGGATGTCAAGACTGCTGTCCATCCTTTATTAGTAACCTCATTTGTCAAGAGGTGCAGCATTTCCCTCAAGTACTTGCATGCTCCTAGGTATGCATGCTTCTAGGTGTGCATGCACACTAGCACCTTGACTTCCATCAGGACAGTGACTCTTTAGTCCCCACTAATGTCCCCTGTCACAATGGGTTCCATCTATGAACATAGCTTTGTGCAGACAACTTTCTTGCCCTATAGGAGAGACAGTGACTACGCCAGGCTCCCCAGATACAAACTCTTGTACTTTTCGTTTCCAAACTCCCTGAAGCTTTACCCAGCATCTCCCTGGCACTGAATAACTTCTCTGCAAAGGCTGGAGTTAGGAGAACCACAGGTTGAAGACCTGAGGAGAAGGGATGATGGGGGACTGGCCAGGTCTTCAGACCCCTCAGAAACCTCCTTTGGATAGAAGataatatatatgagaaataaatggagaACTAGGTCAATGAAGGACCCAGAAGGAAACTAGCAGGGGAACAAGCAGCTAGAAGTTATTCTTCCTGTGTTAGCTGCCCTGGAAAGACAGGGGCATGAAGGAAAAGTTGTCTTGTTGTATATTCCAGAGACTTCTGAGGATTTGTCACTGGAGCTATAGTAACCAGGCCACCCTCCTCAGACTTACTAGGGAACCTGGGAAAATCTCATCTCTCTGTAGTTCCCCACTAGGCACCAGCTAGGGCTTtgacaatctttaaaataaatgtcaaatgaaATTGGCCTTCTGGAACATTTGGAGCTCCTGAGGACTAGGAAGGCCTTTTTCTTCAGAAGTACTACCCAGTTCAGGGAATAAGAAAAGACCCTGAGGCCCTAAGTCTCCCTACTATATCCATGAAGTAGCCTCCTTGTTTGAAAGACTGGTAGATATGTCTGGCTGCCCCACCAAGAGACTGAACTGATTGGCCTCTTCCCATGGTTTCAGTTGGTAGAACCCAAAGGTAAGCTTTCCACTTGGGGGATTAGGTACTCAGCCTATATAAGCTCACGAGAACGTTGTGTAGGAAACTGCCAGTTCTGGTTATAAGAAAAGGCTGAGAAAtcactccctcccttcttccaccCTGCACCCATAAACCAGACATGTCTCCCAGGAAGCAGGTGTCCCTGGAGACATAATATGACAGGGCTCTACAATCTGTGTGATtatttgtgatcttttttttctttgcctgtatTTGTGGGGCTCCTAGGAAGGGGCCTGGAGAGGGTACACCCCATCTGGGGACAGTAAAGCCAACTGATTCCAATTTTCTGTGTGTTCTTACCTCTGTACTTCCTTGTGGCCCTGCTGGCAAAGCAAGCAGGCCTTCATGTGTCCAGGACCCTACCCCTCGCACTTATGTACACCCAGGCTGGCAAATCTTGGAGCCTCTGGGCTCTGAAAACTAGACTATGATCATTAAACCTGGCTTGAGTCTCTGTTCTGGCAGTCTGTGActggtttatctttcttttcagcCTGTGGGTGGGGCTCGCTGTACCTCAGAAGTGTGTGGCCTAAGGAGAGGATACTTAAATGCTGTTATAAAGGCAAGAGTAGAATCCACATCCAGGCATGAAAATAGACCAGGGTCAAggaactttttctgtaaagagccagagagTAAATACGGTAGGCTCTGCAGGCCACGAACACTCCGTTACAGCTGCTTAGCTGTGCCATGGGAGCAGGAAGGCTGCCCCAGACAGTATATAAACTGATGATTGTGGCcctgttccagtaaaactttatttacagacatTGACATTcaaatttcatatcattttaacATGGCTTTTGAGTtttttcaacaatttaaaaatgtaagaactcTTATTAGCTCACAgaccataaaaaacccagctgtggGCTGGTTTTGACCAGCAGAGGATAGTTTCCCAACCTGATAGATTCTCAAAAGAAATGTCACTGATGCTGTAGCAGGAGAGAGTTTAGAAATTCCTTAACCTGTGGCTACTACCTGTAGATAATGAAGTCTTTCTGGATCCCTGGGGAGGAAGATCTGCCTCCCCACAGAGTTCTCTTAAAAGTCTGGATGAAGCCTACTAACTGTGCTATGGAAAAACGCTTGCACTGGATTAAAAGAATTGGTGGAAAGTAGCTAGCTCAGTTTCAGTATTTTGATTAttacctgtatttttttcatactgtAAATGGTAACTATCTTAGTTTGGCTAAAAGCATATTCATTGAATGGAGCAGGTTACTATTCATTGACACTTTAATGTGTCCTAGGCATTGCAAAGAGAGAAATGCAACCCCCCACCTTCTTGGTACAGACACAGCCTACCAGAAATTGGACTGGATTCTACTAAACTCTGAACATGCACATTCTTTGGCTATTATCTTGGTACTTCTGGAAGGGGACTATCATGGTAAATTCCAAGAGGGGAGAGGAAATGGtataaggaaaaaaaccccagaatTTGAATCATTACCTGATTTGCTAAATTGGTAAAATCTTGACCAAAGGGCAGCCCTCCTCTGTCTGGAAAAGTTGTTTTGTTCTCTCCGTGAGGAACCACCAGAGTGGTGAGGAGATGGAGATACCTTACTCCAGACACATCAGACAGATCAACCTTAGCAGTCCGTGAAATCACAGGTGTTGATGCCAGAGTGCCCCCATAGTCTTGTAGcagtttttcatcttttcaaagcAGCTTTTGCTGTGGCTGATGTTGGCCAAGAAGAGGATGCTGGCAAAGAGAATGGGTCTGGGAAGACTGCTGGTGTTTCTGCCATCATGGCCTGTGCCAAGCCCTGTCTCTGAGCCTGTGAAGTCCTCGTGCTCCTTTCTCCCATTATGCCGTAGAAGTGTATGGCTGCATCTCAGCCCCCAAACCACAGGAAGTTCTCTAAAATTCTGGTCAAGACATGCGATATTGTCGGTCATGTCTCGCAGCTCTCTCCTTAGCTCCTCTTATGTGGCATTTTGGAGGACTGGAGGAGGCTGATCATACTGTTTGTTGCCTTGTAGAACCGAAGTTGAGAGTTCAGTTGCACCGGCCAGCCTAGTCTCCCTTCCTCTTGACCTctcacctccttcccctctgcagTTGTACTTCTTATACCACTTAACTTGGTCTCCCAGAAAACCAAGCTCCTTTCCCCATCCACATCATAGGGACAGTTCAGACCTTTGCCTTAGGAAGGTTGGCTTTTCTGGTCTGGTGGCAGTGAGCCTATGCTCCCCCTCCCGGGGCTCGAGAGAGGAAGGCTAAAGAGCAGCTGCCACATCAAGCCCCTTCATCAGGCTTCCATGCTGTTGGGCAGGAAATACCTAGTGGTAAAGATGCACAGACCAGCCCTGAGGCCTTCCAGTCTATGTCCAGTTACTGTCCCAGAAACTTAGAGGGTGTGGAACTGTGGCCTGAGAACCACCCTTCTGTGAGCCAGGACATGGAACACTGCAGGGAGACTTCCTGGCACTGGCATACAGAAGGTGAGAGTCCTTGGCCCCAAAGTTAGgggtgtgtgtatgcacatgcgTGTGTAGGTGTGCAAACATGCACATGGGGTGAGGAGTGCCATACCTGGGCAGAACTCGGTGCTGCTTTCCTCTCACCTCCCGCTGCTCCCTCCCTTGGCCAGTTTATTTTTGGTGGGGTCCAGCTGGAAAGGCCCAGCTGAGTCCTGGGCATCCTTAGAAAGCGTGCCAAGAGAACTCACTAGCTGCTTTAAAGAGAGGGGTGCTGGGGGCCCCTCATGTATACTCGGTGAGACCCAAGAGTTGAATCCTCTGGTACCACAGAATGGCCTGAAGTAGCTCTTTGATCTATAgcggaggttaaaaaaaatcctctgggAAATTCTGACAATAGCAGGAAGATTAAAAACTGGGGCTCTTAGTCCCCGCACATTGGTGACTAGCTAAGCTTTCTGggtggatgggcagagggaaggcTGCCTTATTGGAGGTATTCTGGGTTTGCTTTAAGCTTAGCCCACCCCTTAGGGCAGTTCTGGGGCCCTGTTGTTCCATCTGTCACCTATGTCTTCTCTGTGCCCATATTGGGGAGAAATGCCAGGCTATGCCCACAACAGCTGACTAATGTCTCGTTGCTGGATCCCaggttagaaaagaaataaaaaactgaatACCGAAGCCTCTGCACTGCTGTGGTACCTACCTCTTGGTGTGCACTCCGGGCGGGCTGCTGGCAGTTCTCAAATGGAATGGAAAGTATCCTTCCcctaatttaacatttaaatagaaCTGTTttcttggggtgtgtgtgtgttttaattccaATCAAGTCCTTTAAGGAGGAAGGGACAGATCCTACTCCAAGGAGAGAAGCCTGTGAAGATGCTGGGGGCCATGTGTTGCAGCTCTGCACCTCCAGTGCCTGGCATGAGGGCCCGATGCAGGCCTTGCTCAGCCTGAGGCTACAAGGGAAACCAGAGGGTCAGGGTGGCAGTGTTGTGTCCATTACTGTTGCTCCTGCCTTCCTGGCCTGTCTGCTCCACTTTTCCTTCTGAAGCTCAGAATTAGGTAGGAGAGATTTAGGCAGACTTGTGACCTGCTCCATGAACTTCGGGCTGGATGAAGGGACAACTGTGCTGATCTCCAGATTTATAATCAGCCCCATGCCTGGAAACCACTGGGTGGGCAGCACTCAGGGCTGGCTTCGCTAGGGTCATAACCTTGATGGCATTCCTAACAGTGCGTGACAGCTGACCTTGCATCTAGAAGGAGGAAATGTGTGTTCTCTTACGACGGCCGACAACATAACCTCTCAGAGTTGGGTACCCTCAGCATCATTTTCCGTAACTGTCGATTGCTTCCCTAAAAGAAGCATCAAACCCAGAGCCACGCTGAGTAAAAGAGAGTCAAGGACAAAAACATACTTGTCAACACAGCTGTTTACATTTGTTTAATGCTTTGGACTCTGCAATGCCTTGTTAACATGCATTCTCTCCTCTGACCCTCACAACATCCCTGTGAGGTAGGTGGAGCAGTAAGTGGTTTGCCTTTGGCCACACCCTTGTGAGGAGCTGAACAAACCCAGGCTTCAGCTTTCCTGGCTCCCAGGACAATGCACTTTGTGCTGCCTGATTCACAGGCTCTTAGGTCAACCAGATACAAGGGTAACAGAGCACTAACTCAGAAGCCTCCCTGCTCCCTAAGCCTGCAAAGGGCCCCCAGAAATGCTGAGATTGGGGCATCAGGAGCAGGGGTGTCCTCTAGAAGTCAAGACAGGTAAGAGAAGGACAGCATGCTAGCGGTTCAGAGTCAACAGCTGCCACTGCTATTCTCAGTGGAGCCTACGCTTTGTCCCCCGCCCCATCTTGACTTTTGTCAGGTGAAAAGACCTTAGTGATTTACTCAGAGGGTGCTCAGGGCCCCACTCCCAGAGGACAGCAGCCTCAAGCCATGGCTAGGAAGTGAGCTCCgacccccctgcccctccccattccGTTACACTccagcggggtgggggtgggggggtgaggagtGGCTGACTCAGCCTGAGCCTGCAAGTGCCTAGAGCTCTGGAGCTGAAAGGCCCCAGCACTGTGCAGCTAATGATTATTATTAACTCTGAACAGGCCTTGGCACAGCAGCCAGCTGGCTCAGGGAGGATGCCTAGATCTCCCACAGTGAGGTTTGAAAAACAAGACCCAGAGCAGCCATGCACGGGGGTGGAAGGGTGAGGACAATGAGGAAAAAGGTACAGGCCAGTGTCAGGATGGGCCAGGCAGTTGGCCCCATGGGGTGGCACGGAGAGGAGGAACGGGGCCAGCAAGGGACCCGGTAACCGACCTTTGCTGCAGCGTAGCAGCCAAGAAGGTGAGGCTGGAAGACTTCCCCAGACACAGAGCTCCTGCCATTCAACACCAACCCCAGCTCCGGTGGGGCTCAAGGCAAGGAGTGGTTCCAGGAAGATGGGGGGAGGGTCTGAACCCAGGACGATAATCCTGTTACCATTTGGATTTGGTTACAAAAAACATCTACATTTCTAATGTCCTCAAGGTTGAGTTTGAAACATAATCATATTTGGAATCAAGTCTTAGTGAGCCTGATATGCAAATTTGTGCAAATgacatgcaattttttttttttttatgtgagcaccccagccttttttttttttttttttaaaaggcaaaataggCTGACTACTAGCAGCTTTCCCTAGTCAGGGAACAAGGGCAAAAGGGTAGCCATTTGCTCCTTCACCCCAGAGCCTCTGCCTCACTGCTGAGGAGCCCAGCTAACATCCCAGatggggagagacagggaggtggggggaacaGGGCGTAGGGAGGAGGAAACCACACAAGCCAGGGGCGTGTGCAGCAGGCAGCCACCCAGATCCCAGCTGGAGGAAGAGTGCCCTGGCGCCGAGGTCTAATGGTTGTCCAGCTGCTGCCTCAGGATGGGAGGGCAGGTGGTGATGCAGGGAGAGATGCagaggagggggggggcgggaagtCCCCCCCAGGCTGGCCAACCGGGAAGAAGGGCTCCTCCTGGTGACCTGCTCCATCTACTGCAGTCAGACAGGCTCGGCAGAAGACCACCTGTGCCCCCCTCGtggccctgtgcccctgccccccaggcctcctggtCAGAGAGGTGACAGCTGGGGCCCCCTTCCTCCTGCAGAACATAAATGACgtcccccttcctcccagggctgggAATAGACATCAGCTGGCACAGCCCACGCAAACCACCGGCTGTCAGCCCGCCGCCCGCCTCGGCCCCCGCACCACCTGGCAGCAGCCAACACCTCCGGCAGGCTGGGCTCTGTGGTGCTGGCTGCCCGGCTCGCAGAAGCTGGTGAACCTCACCCGGACCTGTCACCCTGCTGGAGACAGTGACACTCCCAGCACTGGCTGcgatggggggttgggggggggagaCAGGAGTCCCTGAGCAAAGTGACCCTGGATAAGAATGCCCTTCAGGCAGCCCCAGAAACCACCTCTCCCAAGTTTAGACCACACTGGGTAGCCTGAGAGTGGAGAGGTGACAGCGAGACAGGTGTAATCACCTGCTGAAGAGCAGAGACCCCCTTTACATGCCCCTGGAAGATGCCATCTGACCCAGTGAGATCCACTCAGAGGATACTTCTGTCCTTGCAGTTCCCAGTCCCGGATTGTTAAACCATACCAACCTCCTGGTTTCTGAGCCACTCAGAGACGGAGGTCTTAAATCTTAGGAGGACCTAAGACATCGAAATTACTGCCACCTAGGAAcacctgccctgctcctgggACCAGGAGCTCCAGCCCCAacacccaggcctcccagagcTTCCACTGAGCTGTCTACCTGCCTCAACACCAGCTTTCCTGGCGTGGCAGTCTTCAATCCTTGCCACGATCTATGGCGGTGCATCTCCCCAACCAAACCAGTCTGGCATCCAGCTCACTACTGAGGGCAGCTGGGGAACTACCTTCAGTGTGGAACAAGGAAGGGTCTCTGCAGGCAAGAGGGCCCAGCGCTTTTATTTTTTGCCAGCTGGCACCACACTCAGCCCCATCCTGGGCGAAAGAGCTGAAAAGAGACAGCAACTGAGAAAAGCTTGGCTGAGAAGGGGAACCAGGGAGACTTTGTTTTTCCTCGATCAGAAAAGCCCTACCCCACttctttagcttttattttgttctaaaagcTTTGGAATACCCCCACAGAGCTATGTGCTAAGGCAAGAGCCCGAGCCTAAGGATGGCTACGAGATGCTCAGGACTACTATGCAACCCAGAACACACGGCAGGGAAAGGCACCGCCCCATGTGCTGCGGTCCTCAAGTCCAGAATCTGAGGTGGGCCGAAGGAAGTTCTCAACTGAGCTGAGAAGCCCTGCCCAGAGCCACAGGCTTGCTGAGGCTAACGCCCTTCTGCTCCTTTAAAAGCTTTAAAGTGACTTTAGTGCCTTTATTAAAGTCTTGGAGTTCAAGAGAGCCTCATCTGGGACCCTTCTCTCCACAGTGCCTGACCCCCTGTGCCCTAGGTCCAGGAGCCCAATCAGCAGATTATTCCTGGAGGGCCATGGGGGCAGACCTGTCCTTCCAGAGGGATAGGGGGATAATGAATGTGACAATAACATCCTGAGTCTGCTTAGTGGTCCAGCCCATGGTCCAGAGCGGGAAGAGTGTTCTGTGGCATCCATCTGACAGACACTGAATGTTGGAGATTGTTTAGAAACACTCACCCGCGACACGGATGCGGAAACCGGTCCCAAGACACGTGACTTGCCTAAGGCTGCCCAGTAGAGCCTACAAGAACCATAACCCGTGGTCTCTCTCCATACTCTACCCGACGTACTACTGCTATTGTTCATAAATTACTGGAACCCAACCACCCATCAGCCACACAGGCAAGAAATGACTGCGAACACCAACACTACCACCACCCGACACTTCTGTCTCCCAACAAGAGTAGAGGCTTCAGGAGCAAGCCCCCCCATCACCTTCCATGGGCACCCAGCAGATTTCCCCATCGGAGTCACCATCAGCAACAGCAGTTTGGGTTTCTGCAGCCCCTGGCCCAGCTAAGAGGTACAAAAACCCTACCACTTCTGAAGTGGATCCCCTGAAGCGCACCAATGGGAACCTTTAAGTCCAAGGCAAGTGTCCCACCTACATTCAGAGTTTGGAGAAActcacatttccattttcttctttggcaAGTAGGAGCTGGAGATCTGGTGCATGATCACCAGGGCAGGATAGAGGGGCAGTGCCAGGCACAGGTACCAGGCTGTACCTTTGATCTGAGCCTGGAACCACACTGAGTACATGCCCAGGAGCACCGTGACCGTAGCCATCAGGTAGACCACCAGTCCACAAGTCAGATGGTAGAGCTTGAGGCGGGCCACCCTGGACACCCCGGCTGCTCGGGGACAGAGAAGGCAGGACCCACACAGCGCCTGCCCGCCTGTGGCCAGCAGCGTCACCACCCCCGCCCAGCTGTGCCAGGACGCCAGGTGGGGCAGCTCACTGCGGGCCCTGCTGAGGATGATGaagcccaggcccagggctgcaCAGAGGATGGCTAGGGTCTGTCCCGCCCAGTGGAGTCGGATCCGGGCCTTTCGGGAGCAGAAGAAGAACAGGGAGTGTTCAGGCGAGAAGAGCAGGATGGCCTCGGCCATGCAGAGGCAGAACTGTGAACACAGGAGAGGGCCAGTGAGCGCAGGCCCGGCCTGGAGGCCTAGGAGGAGGTCGTGCTTGCACTCCTCCAcactcctcagcagggagcctaaagAACTCCCCCAGGACCTCCTGCCTCGGGTCAGGGTCAGCGTCTGAGCACAGGCAGGAATGGACAGCTGAGTGAGGTCCTCCTTCAGGCCACAGCCATGCCCACCTCCTCCACAGGCGGGGCTCCCATTTCCTGACCCATGttaagcaaatcttttttttttttttttttcactgcatgTTAAGCAAATCTTTACAAGTGTTAAACTTCCTTCTGAACTTCGTGGGgctggagttgggggagggggcaggtgactGGACACCACTTCTACTTCCTCCTTTCAGGTCTTAGAGGAGAAGAAACGTCTTCCACGGCCTCCCAACTCCCCTCAGCCACGGGACACTAACTACAGCCCAGCCTTCCATGTCTCCCAACCATAAGCTGCAGGGGAAGATGGGGCCCTCATCCTCTCCCCCTGGTCTCTGGGCCTTAGGAAGGCTGGATGCTTCCCTAGGGGCATACCAAGCAAATCAGGGGCAGAAAGGAAGCCCAACTCACCGCCAAGGCCATGAATACAGGGTGCCAGGAGAAAAGACCTAGGAATCAAAGAGAACAGACTGACAGCCGGGCGCCAGGTTTCTGCCCTGCGGCTGGCGGGAGCACGAGACTCCGAGACTCCGGCTACGGGGAAGGTCGGCGCCCTGCTGCCGCCCCAATCAGCAACTCCGTGCGAAGTGGAGCTGCCAGTGGGGCTTACGGTGAGCAACCAAGGGGGAACCATCCACCAAGTCTGGCCTGGGCACCCCCTCCCGCAGCTCCAGCTCAGCTCGGCCCTACACTGGCCCTTGGCCTCCTTGTATCCTCCACGAGGGGCTCCGCTTCTGCTGAACCGGTGAGTTCAGGGGGCTCTGCC from Vulpes vulpes isolate BD-2025 chromosome 3, VulVul3, whole genome shotgun sequence encodes:
- the CYB561D1 gene encoding probable transmembrane reductase CYB561D1, which gives rise to MQPLEVGLVPAPAREPRLSLWLRRGSGILAHLVALGFTIFLTALSRPGTSLFSWHPVFMALAFCLCMAEAILLFSPEHSLFFFCSRKARIRLHWAGQTLAILCAALGLGFIILSRARSELPHLASWHSWAGVVTLLATGGQALCGSCLLCPRAAGVSRVARLKLYHLTCGLVVYLMATVTVLLGMYSVWFQAQIKGTAWYLCLALPLYPALVIMHQISSSYLPKKKMEM